The proteins below come from a single Acidovorax sp. NCPPB 4044 genomic window:
- a CDS encoding DctP family TRAP transporter solute-binding subunit produces MQLRTFLATAVAAAATLAFSAAPAFAQNYKSEYRMSLVLGTAFPWGKGGELWANKVRERTQGRINIKLYPGVSLIQGDQTREFSALRQGVIDMAVGSTINWSPQVKALNLFSLPFLFPDYASVDTVTQGEVGQSIFQTLEKAGVVPLAWGENGYREISNSKKPIKSPADLKGMKIRVVGSPLFLDTFTALGANPTQMSWADAQPAMASGAVDGQENPVSVYMAAKLYTVAQKHITMWGYMNDPLIFVVNKEIWNSWTPADRDIVRQAALDAGKEQIAIARKGMIEADKPLLKEIASHGVTVTQLSPAEREAFVQATRPVFAKWKGQIGADLVSAAEKAVASRKP; encoded by the coding sequence ATGCAACTGCGCACCTTTCTCGCCACCGCCGTGGCGGCCGCGGCCACCCTCGCTTTCTCCGCGGCCCCTGCCTTCGCGCAGAACTACAAGAGCGAATACCGCATGTCGCTGGTGCTCGGCACGGCGTTCCCCTGGGGCAAGGGCGGCGAACTCTGGGCCAACAAGGTGCGTGAGCGCACGCAGGGCCGCATCAACATCAAGCTCTACCCGGGCGTGTCGCTCATCCAGGGCGACCAGACCCGCGAGTTCAGCGCGTTGCGCCAGGGCGTGATCGACATGGCCGTGGGCTCCACCATCAACTGGTCACCCCAGGTGAAGGCGCTCAACCTGTTCTCCCTGCCCTTCCTCTTCCCGGACTACGCGTCCGTGGACACCGTCACGCAAGGCGAGGTCGGCCAGAGCATCTTCCAGACCCTCGAAAAGGCGGGCGTGGTGCCGCTCGCCTGGGGCGAGAACGGCTACCGCGAGATCTCCAACTCCAAGAAACCCATCAAGAGTCCGGCCGACCTCAAGGGGATGAAGATCCGCGTCGTCGGCTCGCCACTCTTCCTCGACACATTCACGGCCCTGGGCGCGAATCCCACGCAGATGAGCTGGGCCGATGCACAGCCGGCCATGGCGAGCGGTGCAGTGGACGGCCAGGAGAATCCCGTGTCCGTGTACATGGCCGCCAAGCTCTACACCGTCGCGCAGAAGCACATCACGATGTGGGGCTACATGAACGATCCGTTGATCTTCGTGGTCAACAAGGAAATCTGGAACTCCTGGACGCCCGCCGACCGCGACATCGTCCGGCAGGCCGCCCTGGACGCCGGCAAGGAGCAGATCGCCATTGCACGCAAGGGAATGATCGAAGCCGACAAGCCCCTGCTCAAGGAAATCGCCAGCCATGGCGTCACAGTGACGCAGCTCAGCCCCGCGGAGCGCGAGGCCTTCGTCCAGGCCACCCGTCCGGTCTTCGCGAAATGGAAGGGCCAGATCGGTGCCGACCTCGTGTCCGCCGCCGAAAAGGCCGTGGCCTCCCGCAAGCCTTGA
- a CDS encoding TRAP transporter large permease → MIAALLFAVFLGMMAAGVPIGAALGLAGTAAIAIANAESPWFGLLAVPQNFYAGLGKYPLLAIPMFVLVGSIFDRSGVALRLVNFAVAIVGRGPGMLPLVAIAVAMFLGGISGSGPANAAAVGGVMIAAMSRAGYPGSFSASVVGAAAATDILIPPSVAFIIYSVLVPGASVPALFAAGMVPGVLAGIALVVPAVWLARRHRMGALEATMPRPPFWKSLREAAWGLAAPVLILGGMRAGWFTPTEAAVVAVFYGLFVGMCIHRTIGIRDLFPILREAGELSAVILLVVSLAGIFAFSLSTLGVIDPIANAIVNSGLGEWGVLSLLILLLITVGMFLDGISIFLIFVPLLLPIMQHYQWDPVWFGVILTLKVALGQFTPPLAVNLMVSCRIAGVRMESTVRWVGPMLLAMFLVMVAVIAFPQLALWLPARLGY, encoded by the coding sequence ATGATCGCGGCACTGTTGTTCGCGGTGTTCCTGGGCATGATGGCCGCCGGCGTGCCCATCGGGGCGGCGCTGGGGCTGGCCGGCACGGCCGCCATCGCCATCGCCAATGCCGAAAGCCCCTGGTTCGGACTGCTGGCCGTGCCGCAGAATTTCTATGCGGGGCTCGGCAAGTACCCACTGCTGGCCATCCCCATGTTCGTCCTGGTCGGTTCGATCTTCGACCGCTCCGGCGTGGCCCTGCGCCTCGTGAACTTCGCGGTGGCCATCGTGGGTCGCGGGCCGGGCATGCTGCCGCTCGTCGCCATCGCCGTGGCGATGTTCCTCGGCGGCATCTCGGGCTCGGGGCCCGCCAACGCGGCGGCCGTCGGCGGCGTGATGATCGCGGCCATGTCCCGCGCCGGCTATCCCGGCTCCTTCTCGGCAAGCGTGGTGGGCGCCGCCGCCGCCACGGACATCCTGATTCCGCCGTCGGTGGCCTTCATCATCTATTCGGTGCTGGTTCCCGGCGCCTCCGTGCCGGCCCTGTTCGCGGCCGGCATGGTGCCCGGCGTGCTGGCCGGCATCGCGCTCGTCGTGCCGGCCGTGTGGCTGGCGCGGCGCCACCGCATGGGCGCATTGGAAGCCACGATGCCCCGCCCGCCATTCTGGAAAAGCCTGCGCGAGGCCGCCTGGGGCCTGGCTGCGCCGGTGCTGATCCTGGGCGGCATGCGCGCTGGGTGGTTCACGCCGACCGAGGCGGCCGTCGTCGCCGTGTTCTATGGCCTTTTCGTGGGCATGTGCATCCACCGCACGATCGGTATCCGCGACCTGTTTCCGATCCTTCGCGAGGCGGGCGAACTTTCGGCGGTGATCCTGCTGGTGGTGTCGCTGGCAGGCATCTTCGCGTTCTCTCTGTCGACGCTGGGCGTGATCGATCCGATCGCCAACGCCATCGTGAATTCGGGCCTGGGCGAGTGGGGCGTGCTGTCGCTGCTCATCCTGCTGCTGATCACCGTGGGCATGTTCCTGGACGGCATCTCGATCTTCCTGATCTTCGTGCCCCTGCTGCTGCCCATCATGCAGCACTACCAGTGGGACCCCGTGTGGTTCGGGGTGATCCTCACGCTCAAGGTGGCGCTGGGCCAGTTCACTCCACCGCTGGCGGTGAACCTCATGGTTTCGTGCCGCATCGCAGGCGTGCGCATGGAATCCACCGTGCGCTGGGTGGGGCCGATGCTGCTGGCCATGTTCCTCGTGATGGTCGCCGTGATCGCCTTCCCGCAACTGGCCCTGTGGCTGCCGGCCCGCCTGGGCTACTGA
- a CDS encoding LysR substrate-binding domain-containing protein, translating to METKWLEDFVSLAETRSFSRSAQLRHVTQPAFSRRIQALEAWAGTDLVDRSSYPTRLTPAGKTLYEEALDVLQSLQNTRAMLRAHTSADKDMVEFAVPHTLAFTFFPAWLSGLRDRFGPVKSRLIALNVHDAVLRLVEGGCDLLIAYHHPSQPLQLDSDRYDMVTLGQEILSPYSRADSDGRPLYTLPGEPGQPLPYLGYAPGAYLGRVTELILKQSGTAIHLDRVYETDMAEGLKAMALEGHGIAFLPHSAVKKELRSRRLVSAVRDGMQDMQMAMEVRAYRQKPSAKERIKGTAESLWSYLQAHGTDKPL from the coding sequence ATGGAAACCAAGTGGCTCGAGGATTTTGTCAGCCTCGCGGAGACGCGCAGCTTCAGCCGTTCGGCGCAGCTGCGGCACGTAACCCAGCCCGCGTTCTCGCGGCGCATCCAGGCGCTGGAAGCCTGGGCAGGGACCGATCTCGTGGACCGAAGCTCCTACCCCACCCGGCTCACGCCGGCGGGCAAGACGCTGTACGAGGAGGCATTGGACGTCCTGCAATCGCTGCAGAACACGCGCGCCATGCTCCGGGCGCACACCAGCGCGGACAAGGACATGGTCGAGTTCGCGGTCCCGCACACGCTGGCCTTCACTTTCTTTCCCGCCTGGCTGTCCGGGCTGCGCGATCGCTTCGGGCCCGTCAAGAGCCGGCTGATCGCCCTCAACGTCCACGACGCCGTCCTGCGCCTGGTGGAGGGGGGCTGCGATCTGCTGATCGCCTACCACCATCCGTCCCAGCCGCTTCAGCTGGACTCCGACCGCTACGACATGGTCACGCTGGGGCAGGAGATCCTCTCCCCCTATTCGCGGGCCGACAGCGACGGCCGGCCGCTCTACACGCTGCCGGGCGAGCCGGGCCAGCCGCTGCCCTACCTCGGCTACGCCCCGGGCGCCTACCTGGGCCGGGTGACGGAATTGATCCTGAAACAATCCGGTACCGCGATCCATCTGGACCGCGTCTATGAGACCGACATGGCCGAAGGCCTGAAGGCCATGGCCCTGGAAGGGCATGGCATCGCGTTCCTTCCGCACAGCGCGGTCAAGAAGGAACTGCGCTCGCGCCGGCTGGTGAGTGCCGTGCGCGACGGCATGCAGGACATGCAGATGGCCATGGAGGTGCGTGCCTACCGGCAGAAGCCATCGGCCAAGGAGCGCATCAAAGGCACCGCGGAATCCCTGTGGAGCTATCTCCAGGCACACGGCACGGACAAGCCGCTGTAG
- a CDS encoding ABCB family ABC transporter ATP-binding protein/permease: MRPHGDSPHPPSMAAQATAAPRSDRATLARLIPYLLHYRWRVLAALVFVLLAKLANVGVPLLLKRIVDAMALAPGTAAALVVVPVSLLAAYGLLRLSTSVFTELRELVFAKATQGAARRIALQTFEHLHALSLRFHLERQTGGMTRDIERGVRGIESLISFTLFNIGATLIEVFLVLAVLGGKFDAWFAWITLGALALYILFTVLLTEWRTRFRREANAFDSAAHTKAVDSLLNYETVKYFNNEAFEVDRYDESLERLRRARLKSQTSLSLLNTGQQLIIATALVAMLWRAAQGVADGRMTLGDLVMVNAFMIQLYIPLNFLGVIYREIKQSLTDLDKMFTLMDREREVRDAPGAQPLVLGDAPPSLRFENVHFAYEPARPILHGIDFEIPSGRTVAVVGPSGSGKSTLARLLFRFYDVQQGRIALDGQDIREVTQDSLRRAVGAVPQDTVLFNETIAYNIAYGRPGASHDEVEAAARAARIHDFIAGLPAGYAAQVGERGLKLSGGEKQRVAIARTLLKNPPILVFDEATSALDTANERAIQAELRSAAQGKTVLVIAHRLSTVVDAHEILVMDSGRIVERGTHAQLLARGARYADMWRQQAHESA; encoded by the coding sequence ATGCGCCCCCACGGCGATTCCCCCCACCCTCCCTCGATGGCGGCGCAAGCCACCGCTGCGCCGCGCAGCGATCGGGCCACGCTGGCCCGCCTCATTCCCTACCTGCTCCATTACCGCTGGCGCGTGCTGGCGGCGCTGGTCTTCGTGCTGTTGGCCAAGTTGGCCAACGTCGGCGTGCCGCTGCTGCTCAAGCGCATCGTGGATGCCATGGCGCTTGCGCCGGGAACGGCTGCCGCGCTGGTCGTGGTGCCGGTTTCCCTGTTGGCGGCATACGGGTTGCTTCGCCTCAGCACATCGGTTTTCACGGAATTGCGTGAGCTGGTCTTCGCCAAGGCGACACAGGGCGCGGCCCGCCGCATCGCGCTGCAGACCTTCGAGCACCTGCATGCGCTCAGCCTGCGCTTCCATCTGGAGCGGCAGACCGGCGGCATGACGCGCGACATCGAACGCGGCGTGCGTGGCATCGAATCGCTGATCTCTTTCACGCTGTTCAACATCGGCGCGACGTTGATCGAAGTGTTCCTGGTGTTGGCGGTGCTGGGCGGGAAATTCGATGCCTGGTTCGCGTGGATCACCCTGGGCGCCTTGGCGCTCTACATCCTCTTCACCGTGCTGCTGACCGAATGGCGCACGCGCTTTCGCCGGGAGGCCAATGCCTTCGATTCCGCCGCCCACACGAAAGCGGTGGATTCGCTGCTGAACTACGAAACCGTCAAGTACTTCAACAACGAAGCCTTCGAGGTGGACCGCTACGACGAGAGCCTGGAACGGCTGCGCCGTGCGCGCCTGAAGAGCCAGACCTCGCTGTCGCTGCTCAATACCGGGCAGCAGCTCATCATTGCCACGGCGCTGGTGGCGATGCTGTGGCGCGCGGCGCAGGGCGTGGCCGACGGCCGGATGACGCTGGGCGATCTGGTCATGGTCAACGCCTTCATGATCCAGCTCTACATTCCGCTCAACTTCCTCGGCGTGATCTACCGGGAGATCAAGCAGAGCCTGACCGATCTCGACAAGATGTTCACGCTGATGGACCGCGAGCGGGAAGTGCGCGATGCGCCCGGCGCGCAGCCGCTGGTCCTGGGCGACGCCCCGCCTTCCCTGCGCTTCGAGAACGTGCACTTTGCCTACGAGCCCGCACGGCCTATCCTGCATGGCATCGATTTCGAGATCCCCTCGGGCAGGACCGTGGCGGTGGTGGGGCCGTCGGGCTCGGGAAAGTCCACGCTCGCGCGGTTGCTGTTCCGGTTCTACGACGTGCAGCAGGGGCGCATCGCATTGGACGGGCAGGACATCCGCGAAGTCACGCAGGACAGCCTGCGCCGCGCCGTCGGGGCGGTGCCGCAGGACACGGTGCTGTTCAACGAAACGATCGCCTACAACATCGCCTACGGGCGCCCCGGCGCGTCCCACGACGAGGTGGAGGCCGCTGCCCGAGCGGCCCGCATCCACGATTTCATCGCCGGACTCCCGGCGGGCTATGCCGCGCAGGTTGGGGAGCGGGGGCTGAAGCTCTCAGGGGGCGAGAAGCAGCGCGTGGCCATCGCCCGCACGCTGCTGAAGAATCCGCCCATCCTCGTCTTCGACGAGGCCACGTCCGCGCTGGACACGGCCAATGAACGGGCGATCCAGGCAGAGCTGCGCAGTGCGGCGCAGGGCAAGACGGTGCTGGTCATCGCGCACCGGCTTTCCACGGTGGTGGATGCGCACGAGATCCTCGTGATGGATTCCGGGCGCATCGTGGAGCGGGGTACCCACGCGCAGTTGCTGGCGCGGGGCGCGCGGTACGCCGACATGTGGCGCCAGCAGGCGCACGAGTCGGCCTGA
- a CDS encoding amino acid ABC transporter substrate-binding protein, which translates to MKKHLLAVAVTALAAGSVFAQANDTLAKVKASGTITEGVRESSGLSYTLGDGKYTGFHYDVCARVISDIQKQLGLAKLEVKYQPVTSQNRIPLVQNGTVDIECGSTTNNQARQKDVAFAVTTYVEEVRIAVKANSGIAGIKDLNGKTIATTTGTTSVQTLRKNKRADGLTFKEVFGKDHSDSFLLLESGRADAFIMDGSILASNIAKSKAPNDFKIVGETLSVEPIAIMIRKDDAGFKKAVDDSIKGMMKSGEMAKLYDKWFLQPIPPNNVKVGLPASDATKAAWANPNDKPMEEYSLKD; encoded by the coding sequence ATGAAGAAACATTTGTTGGCAGTTGCCGTGACGGCCCTCGCTGCAGGCAGCGTGTTCGCCCAGGCGAACGACACGCTGGCCAAGGTCAAGGCTTCCGGCACCATCACCGAAGGCGTGCGCGAGTCTTCCGGTCTCTCCTACACCCTGGGCGACGGCAAGTACACGGGCTTCCACTACGACGTGTGCGCCCGCGTGATCTCCGACATCCAGAAGCAGCTGGGCCTGGCCAAGCTCGAAGTGAAGTACCAGCCGGTGACTTCGCAGAACCGCATTCCGCTGGTGCAGAACGGCACGGTGGACATCGAGTGCGGCTCGACCACGAACAACCAGGCCCGCCAGAAGGACGTGGCCTTCGCCGTGACCACCTACGTGGAAGAAGTGCGTATCGCCGTCAAGGCCAATTCCGGCATCGCCGGCATCAAGGACCTGAACGGCAAGACCATCGCCACGACGACGGGCACCACCTCGGTGCAGACGCTGCGCAAGAACAAGCGCGCCGATGGCCTGACGTTCAAGGAAGTGTTCGGCAAGGACCACTCCGACAGCTTCCTGCTGCTCGAGTCCGGCCGTGCCGATGCGTTCATCATGGACGGTTCCATTCTGGCTTCCAACATCGCCAAGTCCAAGGCTCCGAACGATTTCAAGATCGTCGGTGAAACGCTGAGCGTGGAACCCATCGCCATCATGATCCGCAAGGACGACGCAGGCTTCAAGAAGGCGGTGGACGACAGCATCAAGGGCATGATGAAGTCGGGCGAAATGGCCAAGCTCTACGACAAGTGGTTCCTGCAACCCATTCCGCCGAACAACGTGAAGGTCGGCCTGCCGGCCAGCGATGCGACCAAGGCTGCCTGGGCGAACCCCAACGACAAGCCGATGGAAGAGTACTCCCTCAAGGATTGA
- a CDS encoding amino acid ABC transporter substrate-binding protein, whose translation MNPVRLWRAVLGTAAFCCAVASHAGVLERVASGGKLVVAYRDASIPFSIKDAKGQPAGYAVDLCQRIAEAVRRKTGRKDMEIEYLPVDLVTRMDAISKGRADLECGSTTNNAERRQIVAFTIPHFITGSRLLVKASSPIDRIEDMAGKKLVSTRGTTPLKTVQQLNRERALQMTVLEAPDDLRAVEMVEKGEADAFAMDDVLLFALASSRPDPKALKVVGKFITAEALAIMLPKGDAEFKKVVDDEMRRLITSREIYPIYDKWFNQPIPPANRALNLPVSYLLREFWKYPSDQVPF comes from the coding sequence ATGAATCCTGTTCGCCTGTGGCGTGCCGTGCTGGGCACGGCTGCTTTCTGCTGTGCTGTGGCGTCCCATGCGGGGGTTCTCGAGCGCGTGGCCTCGGGCGGGAAGCTGGTCGTGGCATACCGCGATGCGTCGATTCCTTTTTCGATCAAGGACGCGAAGGGCCAGCCCGCAGGCTACGCGGTCGATCTGTGCCAGCGGATTGCAGAGGCCGTGCGCCGCAAGACCGGCCGCAAGGACATGGAGATCGAATACCTGCCGGTCGATCTGGTCACGCGCATGGACGCGATCAGCAAGGGGCGGGCCGACCTGGAGTGCGGGTCCACGACGAACAATGCCGAGCGCCGCCAGATCGTCGCCTTCACCATTCCCCACTTCATCACGGGCTCCCGCCTGCTGGTCAAGGCGTCCAGTCCGATCGACCGTATCGAGGACATGGCCGGCAAGAAACTGGTGTCCACCCGAGGCACGACGCCGCTCAAGACGGTGCAGCAGCTCAACCGTGAGCGGGCCCTGCAGATGACCGTCCTGGAAGCGCCGGACGACCTGCGCGCGGTAGAGATGGTGGAGAAGGGCGAGGCCGATGCCTTCGCGATGGACGACGTGCTGCTGTTCGCGCTGGCCTCGAGCCGCCCCGATCCGAAGGCCCTCAAGGTGGTGGGCAAGTTCATCACGGCCGAAGCCCTGGCGATCATGCTGCCCAAGGGCGATGCCGAGTTCAAGAAGGTCGTCGACGACGAAATGCGGCGCCTCATCACGAGCCGCGAGATCTACCCCATCTACGACAAATGGTTCAACCAGCCGATTCCGCCAGCCAACCGGGCATTGAACTTGCCTGTGAGCTATCTGTTGCGCGAATTCTGGAAATATCCCTCCGACCAGGTTCCGTTCTGA
- a CDS encoding bactofilin family protein has protein sequence MAVQNPFFGKREPDSFQPRQPTSVLGGAGSAASGAGTSAAPSHSVSSGKPAAGTSATPPGEGVGSKLTVGPNIKLKGVEITDCDTLVVEGTVEATMDSRVIQIAEQGAFRGSAEIDIAEIHGEFDGTLTVRQKLVIYSTGKVNGKIRYGKVVIEEGGQLAGEIEAGTSGALRSHSTGNAGSNNTLSRSEAQPLAA, from the coding sequence ATGGCCGTGCAAAACCCTTTCTTTGGCAAGCGTGAACCCGATTCCTTCCAGCCCCGCCAGCCCACTTCGGTGCTGGGTGGCGCTGGAAGCGCCGCCAGCGGCGCCGGTACCAGTGCTGCCCCATCCCATTCCGTGAGCAGCGGCAAGCCAGCGGCCGGCACCTCTGCCACACCTCCCGGCGAAGGCGTGGGCAGCAAGCTCACCGTCGGCCCCAACATCAAGCTCAAGGGCGTCGAAATCACCGACTGCGACACGCTCGTGGTGGAGGGCACGGTCGAAGCCACGATGGATTCGCGCGTCATCCAGATCGCGGAGCAGGGCGCATTCCGGGGCTCCGCTGAGATCGACATCGCCGAGATCCACGGCGAATTCGACGGCACGCTCACAGTGCGGCAGAAACTGGTGATCTACAGCACGGGCAAGGTCAACGGCAAGATCCGCTACGGCAAGGTCGTGATCGAAGAAGGCGGCCAGCTCGCCGGCGAAATCGAAGCCGGTACGTCGGGAGCGCTGCGCTCCCACAGCACCGGCAATGCGGGCAGCAACAACACCCTGTCCCGCAGCGAGGCCCAGCCACTGGCGGCCTGA
- a CDS encoding acyl-CoA thioesterase, whose protein sequence is MTSTPAAQSALPTDKELVLKVIPMPADCNANGDIFGGWVMAQVDLAGSVLPARHVQGRMATVAVNEFVFKQPVRVGDILSFFSTVARIGRTSVTVEVEVYAERFAAQGRYVKVTEARLTYVAIDASGRPRPIPRDASTTSPPTAESGSPSA, encoded by the coding sequence ATGACCTCCACTCCTGCTGCGCAGAGTGCCTTGCCAACGGACAAGGAGCTTGTGCTGAAAGTGATCCCGATGCCGGCGGACTGCAACGCCAATGGCGACATCTTCGGAGGCTGGGTGATGGCGCAGGTGGATCTTGCAGGGTCGGTACTGCCAGCGCGCCATGTGCAGGGCCGCATGGCCACGGTCGCGGTCAACGAATTCGTCTTCAAGCAACCCGTGCGCGTGGGAGACATCCTGTCGTTCTTCTCTACCGTCGCGCGCATCGGCCGCACGTCCGTGACGGTCGAGGTGGAGGTCTATGCCGAGCGGTTCGCTGCGCAGGGACGCTATGTGAAAGTGACGGAGGCACGGCTCACCTATGTGGCCATCGATGCCTCCGGCCGCCCGCGGCCGATTCCCCGCGATGCGTCCACGACCTCACCGCCCACTGCGGAGAGCGGCAGCCCCTCGGCCTGA
- a CDS encoding tripartite tricarboxylate transporter substrate-binding protein, with protein sequence MTGSSCSPFSLRRRAWLQWPLAGAAVAVLPSLARSQTQPAPLDGGAVRLVVPYPPGGSSDRAARLLADALAPRLGVPVIVDNRVGAGGRLAAQQVHRETSGQNVVLLANPATMLVAPLVFKDSGYDPDKDYVALSQVTRYAFGVAVSAGVPVREFSHLHAWMLANQDKLSAGVPATGSLPHFFALMLAEQLGLTLPVVGYRGSAPLLNDLMGGHVPLAIDTLDTLEPLHKAGKLRILAISDEQRAPGLPMVPTFKEAGLSLSAQGWNVLYAPAWLPAARARRIGDAVAQAMGDKGLQSRFEAADMVPVASSREQTTKMLASYRAQWAPVVRRSGFQP encoded by the coding sequence ATGACCGGTTCCTCCTGCTCCCCTTTCTCTCTTCGCCGCAGGGCATGGCTGCAATGGCCGCTGGCCGGTGCGGCGGTGGCTGTCCTGCCGTCCCTGGCCCGATCCCAAACCCAGCCGGCACCGCTCGACGGCGGTGCGGTGCGGCTGGTGGTGCCCTATCCTCCGGGGGGATCTTCCGACCGCGCGGCCCGGCTGCTGGCCGATGCGCTCGCCCCCCGGCTGGGCGTGCCGGTGATCGTGGACAACCGTGTGGGCGCCGGCGGCCGGCTCGCCGCGCAGCAGGTGCACCGGGAAACCTCGGGCCAGAACGTGGTGCTGCTGGCCAATCCGGCCACCATGCTGGTCGCTCCCCTCGTGTTCAAGGACAGCGGCTACGACCCCGACAAGGACTATGTGGCGCTTTCGCAGGTGACGCGCTATGCGTTCGGGGTGGCCGTCTCCGCGGGCGTGCCGGTCCGGGAGTTTTCGCACCTGCACGCCTGGATGCTGGCCAACCAGGACAAGCTGTCCGCAGGAGTGCCGGCCACGGGCAGCCTGCCCCACTTCTTCGCACTCATGCTGGCCGAGCAATTGGGCCTGACGCTGCCGGTCGTGGGCTATCGGGGCTCGGCCCCCTTGCTCAATGACCTCATGGGCGGGCATGTGCCGCTGGCCATCGATACGCTGGACACGCTGGAGCCGCTGCACAAGGCGGGAAAGCTGCGCATCCTGGCCATTTCGGACGAGCAGCGGGCGCCGGGCTTGCCCATGGTGCCCACTTTCAAGGAAGCGGGGCTGTCCCTGTCTGCCCAGGGGTGGAACGTTCTGTATGCGCCGGCATGGCTGCCGGCAGCCCGGGCACGCCGCATCGGCGATGCCGTGGCCCAGGCCATGGGCGACAAGGGGCTGCAGTCCCGCTTCGAAGCGGCGGACATGGTGCCGGTGGCCAGTTCGCGCGAGCAGACCACGAAGATGCTGGCGTCGTACCGCGCGCAATGGGCCCCTGTCGTTCGGCGCTCCGGCTTTCAGCCGTGA
- a CDS encoding TRAP transporter small permease produces MPASSSPGPDAENRAPETAPPGTTPSSDTSLPRSLRFEDGMTVAVMALLALITFANVLVRYFTNSSFAWTEEISVFLMIVLALVAGSAAVARDVHIRIEYFAEGGSPARRRRLARFGALAVAVLFAGIAVLSARVAWDDWRFGETSPGIGVPQWWYSAWLPVLSALITFRAIGLLRRRSAADATPQDAQP; encoded by the coding sequence ATGCCCGCTTCCTCATCTCCCGGCCCCGACGCCGAAAACCGCGCCCCCGAAACCGCGCCACCCGGCACGACGCCCTCCTCCGACACCTCTCTCCCGCGATCGTTGCGCTTCGAAGACGGGATGACGGTGGCCGTCATGGCGCTGCTCGCGCTCATCACGTTCGCCAATGTGCTCGTGCGCTACTTCACCAATTCGTCCTTCGCCTGGACCGAAGAGATTTCCGTCTTCCTCATGATCGTGCTGGCCCTCGTGGCAGGTTCGGCCGCCGTGGCGCGCGACGTGCACATCCGCATCGAATATTTCGCCGAGGGCGGCTCGCCCGCGCGCCGCCGCCGTCTGGCGCGCTTCGGGGCGCTGGCGGTCGCAGTGCTGTTCGCGGGGATCGCCGTCCTGAGCGCCCGGGTCGCGTGGGACGACTGGCGCTTCGGCGAAACGTCGCCCGGCATCGGCGTACCGCAATGGTGGTACTCGGCCTGGTTGCCGGTGCTCTCGGCGCTGATCACCTTCCGCGCCATCGGCCTGCTGCGCCGCCGCAGTGCCGCAGATGCCACTCCACAGGACGCACAGCCATGA
- a CDS encoding amino acid ABC transporter permease: MGSNWDWQVFLQDPGGEYPTYLQWMLSAWGWTVSVALLALVIALVAGSVIGTLRTLPDNKVLVGFGNAWVELFRNIPLLVQIFLWYHVVPAIFPVMKNVSGFILVVLALGFFTSARIAEQVRSGIQALPRGQRYAGMALGFTTVQYYRYVLLPMAFRIIIPPLTSETMNIFKNSSVAFAVSVTELTMFAMQAQEETSRGIEIYLAVTGLYMASAFAINRIMAFIEKRARVPGFIVAGGAGGGH, translated from the coding sequence ATGGGATCGAATTGGGATTGGCAGGTTTTCCTGCAGGACCCGGGGGGCGAATATCCGACCTACCTCCAGTGGATGCTCTCCGCCTGGGGATGGACCGTGTCGGTGGCCCTGCTGGCGCTGGTGATTGCGCTCGTGGCGGGCTCGGTCATCGGCACGCTGCGCACGCTGCCCGACAACAAGGTGCTGGTCGGTTTTGGCAATGCGTGGGTGGAGCTGTTCCGCAACATCCCCCTGCTGGTACAGATTTTTCTTTGGTACCACGTGGTGCCGGCCATCTTCCCGGTGATGAAGAACGTGTCGGGCTTCATCCTCGTGGTGCTGGCGCTGGGATTCTTCACGTCCGCCCGGATCGCCGAGCAGGTGCGCTCGGGCATCCAGGCACTGCCGCGCGGCCAGCGGTATGCGGGCATGGCGCTGGGCTTCACGACGGTGCAGTACTACCGTTACGTGCTGCTGCCCATGGCTTTCCGGATCATCATCCCGCCGCTCACGAGCGAGACGATGAACATCTTCAAGAACTCGTCCGTGGCATTTGCGGTGTCGGTCACCGAGCTGACCATGTTCGCGATGCAGGCCCAGGAGGAAACCTCGCGCGGCATCGAGATCTACCTGGCCGTCACGGGGCTCTACATGGCTTCCGCTTTCGCGATCAACCGGATCATGGCTTTCATCGAAAAACGTGCACGCGTGCCGGGCTTCATCGTGGCGGGTGGCGCCGGCGGGGGGCACTGA